Proteins encoded within one genomic window of Pedobacter africanus:
- a CDS encoding hybrid sensor histidine kinase/response regulator produces the protein MFKLTFKQQVLTGFAISLLFVMISAITSYQSIDSFNEDSDWENHTYEIIILTQKIDQQIVSAESGLRGFVLTQSQKYLPLYTANIDQVQNSIHDLKTLVSDNPLQLRHADSLESYLTKRVNSLKEILHANNASGKEAAIALMQTDKIRTIRENLSKYSEKMIFGERTLLKKRILATDKSKDRTVAIVIGSALIIFCLILFLFTYIRRTFDQQKETEVQIRNNNAQLAQLSEENEQKNWLLSGAALINEAMRGEQEMKELSVKIITEICNYLKAPVGALFLSNENKQTLQLTGGYAYSPKKSVIESYAFGEGMVGQTAAEKKEKILTDLPADYMTISSGLGQTLPKSVYLFPVLFEGATIAVIEIGLTRNPDDITSLFLQTVSESIGVAINSTIARLKLRDLFEETQQQAEELESQQEELRTTNEELIYKSEQLQASEEELRVQQEELRQTNAELEEKAQQLEERNIAINQAKEAMSLKAEELEISSKYKSEFLANMSHELRTPLNSILILARILKENRPENLNEDQIKYAGVIHNAGTDLLTLINDILDLSKIESGKLDLSILPVKPAAIKQNMEALFTELARSKKITFRSILGSELPKELFTDQARLEQIVKNLLSNAFKFTPEHGEITLEIGMAKPQTPFYSSQLQSSTDEIIAIRVKDSGIGIPEDKQKLIFEAFQQADGSTSRKYGGTGLGLSISKELAHILGGEIQVSSKQGEGSIFTLFVPKNHSAATENEENSYETEETAVIFPVPAPEPIQTPHSHTNIQRLLIVEDDLAFADVLNDYAIEKGFSPILAHSGDVALEMAFSELPDAIVLDIMLPVVDGWTILKKLKADPRTKNIPVHMMSAGNEKEGKAKKEGAIGFLKKPIEKEQLDEAFELLSAAHLKYNLSKVLVIEDQELHSKLLTQQLTEKGVDVKQAFTGKEALKLLEEQEFDCIILDLKLPDISGFELLDMIKSQPRIAHVPVIINTAMELDQEKMAHIMQYTEAMVLKSNKSNDRLIDEVSLFMNKLKQQSPASSATIGKSVKPKGSSTMEKVLKDKTILITDDDMRNIFALSSALQAYDLKIVIANNGREAITRLEEQENIDLVLMDIMMPEMDGYEAMRAIRAKKEYAKLPIIALTAKAMKNDKEKCIEAGANDYISKPVDMDKLLSMLRVWLS, from the coding sequence TATCTCACAAAAAGGGTAAATTCGCTGAAAGAAATCCTGCACGCCAACAATGCTTCCGGAAAAGAAGCCGCAATCGCGCTGATGCAGACAGATAAGATCAGGACAATTCGGGAAAATTTATCCAAATATAGCGAAAAAATGATTTTTGGGGAACGAACACTGCTCAAAAAGCGGATCCTGGCCACAGACAAGAGCAAAGACAGGACAGTTGCCATTGTTATCGGAAGTGCATTGATCATCTTCTGCCTCATCCTCTTTTTGTTCACCTACATCAGAAGAACATTCGACCAGCAAAAAGAAACAGAGGTGCAGATCAGGAACAACAATGCCCAGCTTGCACAGTTGTCTGAAGAAAACGAGCAAAAAAACTGGCTTCTTTCCGGTGCAGCCCTGATTAATGAAGCCATGCGTGGCGAACAGGAAATGAAAGAGCTTTCCGTAAAAATCATTACGGAAATCTGTAACTACCTGAAAGCGCCGGTAGGCGCCCTGTTTCTGAGCAATGAAAATAAACAAACACTGCAGCTAACCGGAGGTTATGCCTACAGCCCCAAAAAAAGTGTAATAGAAAGCTACGCTTTTGGCGAAGGCATGGTTGGACAAACCGCCGCAGAAAAAAAAGAAAAAATACTCACCGATCTTCCTGCAGATTATATGACCATCAGTTCGGGCCTGGGTCAGACCCTTCCCAAATCTGTGTACCTGTTCCCGGTTTTATTTGAAGGGGCAACCATTGCCGTCATAGAAATCGGATTAACCCGGAACCCTGACGACATCACTTCCCTGTTCCTTCAAACCGTATCCGAGAGCATTGGGGTAGCCATCAACAGTACCATAGCCCGGCTCAAGCTCAGGGATCTGTTTGAAGAAACCCAGCAACAGGCAGAAGAACTGGAAAGCCAGCAGGAAGAACTCCGTACTACCAACGAAGAGCTGATCTACAAATCGGAGCAGCTTCAGGCTTCTGAAGAAGAACTGCGGGTACAGCAAGAGGAACTCCGCCAGACCAATGCAGAACTGGAAGAAAAAGCACAACAGCTCGAAGAACGTAACATTGCCATTAACCAGGCCAAAGAGGCCATGAGCCTCAAGGCCGAAGAACTGGAAATATCCAGCAAGTATAAATCTGAATTCCTGGCCAACATGAGCCATGAATTGAGGACCCCGCTGAACAGCATCCTCATCCTGGCCAGAATATTGAAAGAGAACAGACCTGAAAATCTGAATGAAGACCAGATCAAATATGCCGGGGTAATACACAATGCTGGCACAGACTTGCTGACGCTGATCAACGACATTCTTGACCTTTCTAAAATTGAGTCCGGTAAACTCGATCTTTCCATACTTCCTGTGAAACCTGCCGCCATAAAACAAAATATGGAGGCCTTATTTACTGAACTGGCCAGGAGCAAAAAAATTACTTTCCGCAGCATTCTTGGCAGCGAATTACCAAAGGAACTGTTTACTGACCAGGCACGGCTGGAACAAATCGTAAAGAACCTTTTGTCCAATGCCTTTAAGTTTACGCCGGAGCATGGTGAAATTACATTGGAGATCGGCATGGCTAAGCCACAGACACCGTTTTACTCCAGCCAGTTGCAAAGCAGTACAGACGAAATCATTGCGATCAGGGTCAAAGACTCCGGAATTGGAATTCCGGAAGACAAACAAAAGCTGATATTTGAAGCCTTTCAACAGGCAGATGGCTCAACCAGCCGGAAATATGGGGGTACAGGACTTGGTCTTTCCATCAGTAAAGAACTGGCACACATCCTGGGTGGGGAAATCCAGGTGAGTAGCAAACAGGGAGAAGGCAGTATCTTTACGCTTTTTGTACCCAAAAACCACTCTGCGGCAACTGAAAATGAGGAAAACAGCTATGAGACTGAGGAAACTGCTGTAATATTCCCGGTTCCTGCCCCAGAACCCATACAAACACCACACAGCCATACGAACATCCAGAGATTACTTATTGTTGAGGACGATCTTGCCTTTGCGGATGTGCTGAACGATTATGCCATAGAAAAAGGCTTTAGTCCTATTCTTGCCCACAGTGGTGATGTAGCGCTGGAGATGGCTTTTTCCGAGCTACCCGATGCCATTGTACTCGATATCATGCTGCCTGTGGTTGACGGCTGGACCATCCTCAAAAAATTAAAGGCCGATCCGAGAACCAAAAATATCCCGGTCCATATGATGTCTGCAGGAAACGAAAAGGAAGGAAAAGCAAAAAAAGAAGGTGCCATCGGTTTCCTGAAAAAACCGATTGAAAAGGAGCAGCTCGACGAAGCATTTGAACTGTTAAGTGCAGCCCACCTGAAGTATAACCTGAGCAAAGTGCTTGTTATTGAAGACCAGGAACTTCACAGCAAGTTACTCACACAGCAGCTAACAGAAAAGGGCGTTGATGTAAAACAGGCATTTACCGGAAAAGAGGCACTGAAACTCCTCGAAGAACAGGAATTTGACTGCATCATCCTTGACCTTAAATTGCCGGATATTTCAGGCTTTGAGCTGCTGGACATGATCAAATCACAGCCACGAATTGCACATGTACCTGTAATTATCAATACGGCAATGGAACTTGACCAGGAAAAAATGGCGCACATCATGCAGTATACAGAAGCCATGGTGCTCAAGTCCAATAAATCGAACGACAGGCTAATAGATGAGGTAAGCCTGTTTATGAACAAACTTAAGCAGCAAAGTCCGGCATCTTCAGCAACTATTGGCAAGTCCGTTAAGCCTAAAGGTTCCTCTACAATGGAAAAGGTGCTCAAAGATAAAACCATTCTGATCACCGATGACGACATGCGCAACATATTTGCCTTGTCAAGTGCCCTTCAGGCCTACGATTTGAAAATTGTGATCGCCAACAACGGTCGGGAAGCCATCACGCGACTGGAAGAACAGGAAAACATCGACCTGGTGCTTATGGACATTATGATGCCTGAAATGGATGGGTATGAAGCGATGCGGGCAATCCGTGCTAAAAAAGAATATGCTAAACTGCCCATTATTGCGTTAACAGCAAAGGCCATGAAAAACGATAAGGAAAAGTGTATTGAGGCCGGTGCAAACGATTATATTTCCAAACCTGTTGATATGGACAAGCTGCTTTCAATGTTAAGAGTCTGGCTAAGCTGA
- a CDS encoding CheR family methyltransferase, whose translation MHKETDIITYEELGNLISLIRNIHGFDFSGYSAASLKRRVTRIMHLQRLNLFDLRTLLTNDHDYFESFLIEVTVNVTEMFRDPLFYKSLRDNIIPYLKSYQRIKVWNAGCSTGEELYSFAILFAQEQLYERCFFYGTDINVDVLEQAKTGIYNLQKMKQYSENLQKIGTTHTLSNYYTAKYDAASINHSLKKNILFSVHNLASDGVFNEFQVISCRNVLIYFNVELQKRVIELFYNSLANFGFLCLGSKETLRSTELGRFKIIDKKNNIYQKIA comes from the coding sequence ATGCATAAAGAAACTGACATCATCACCTATGAAGAACTGGGCAATCTCATTAGCCTGATCAGGAATATCCATGGCTTTGATTTTTCGGGTTACTCTGCTGCCTCTTTAAAAAGGCGGGTTACCCGGATCATGCACCTGCAACGGCTAAACCTGTTCGACCTCCGCACATTGTTAACCAACGACCACGATTACTTTGAATCATTTTTGATTGAGGTCACTGTAAATGTCACCGAGATGTTCCGCGACCCCTTGTTTTACAAATCATTACGCGACAACATCATCCCCTACTTAAAATCTTATCAGCGCATTAAAGTGTGGAATGCAGGTTGCTCAACAGGCGAAGAGCTCTATTCTTTTGCAATCCTGTTTGCACAGGAACAGCTCTACGAACGTTGTTTTTTTTATGGTACAGACATCAATGTAGATGTATTGGAACAGGCAAAAACGGGGATTTATAACCTGCAAAAAATGAAGCAGTATTCGGAGAACTTACAGAAAATAGGGACAACCCATACGCTGTCCAACTATTATACCGCAAAGTATGATGCAGCATCCATCAATCACTCTTTAAAAAAAAATATACTTTTTTCTGTTCATAACCTAGCCTCGGATGGCGTATTCAATGAATTTCAGGTCATTTCCTGCAGAAATGTACTCATCTATTTTAATGTGGAATTACAAAAAAGAGTGATCGAATTATTTTATAATAGCTTGGCCAATTTTGGCTTTTTATGTTTAGGTTCAAAAGAAACATTAAGAAGCACAGAGTTGGGGCGTTTTAAAATAATAGATAAAAAAAATAACATTTACCAAAAGATAGCATAG